Proteins from a single region of Belliella baltica DSM 15883:
- a CDS encoding SDR family oxidoreductase — protein sequence MILVTGATGEFGKHAVQQLREKGVSTSDISVLSRSEEKAISYKEDGITVKTGDYTNYDSLVKAFEGVDKLLFVSSSEIENRAEQHQNVVKAAKATGVKNIVYTSFMRKQETDNSAIAFLMDSHLKTENWIKDSGINYTILQNATYLDMLPIFIGEQVLETGVIMQPAENGKSSSVLRQELAEAAAVVLTSEGHENKAYPLVNNQAISYNEVAELIAEISGKNITYKSPSPEEYQATLKTYGVPDEYIGLFTAFSVAQANGELEMSDNSLEKLLGRKPTTAKEFLTKVYV from the coding sequence ATGATATTAGTAACAGGAGCAACAGGCGAATTTGGTAAACATGCCGTTCAGCAATTAAGAGAAAAAGGTGTAAGCACTTCTGATATTTCGGTACTTTCTAGAAGCGAGGAAAAGGCAATCAGCTATAAAGAAGATGGAATAACCGTAAAAACAGGAGATTACACCAACTATGACTCTTTAGTAAAAGCCTTTGAAGGCGTAGATAAACTGTTATTTGTTTCTAGCAGCGAAATAGAAAACCGAGCAGAGCAACATCAAAATGTGGTTAAAGCAGCAAAAGCCACTGGAGTAAAGAATATTGTCTATACTTCGTTTATGAGAAAACAGGAGACCGATAATTCTGCAATTGCATTTTTAATGGATTCGCATCTAAAAACCGAAAACTGGATAAAAGATAGTGGTATAAACTATACAATTTTGCAAAATGCCACTTATTTGGATATGCTACCTATTTTTATAGGAGAGCAAGTTTTGGAGACCGGTGTAATTATGCAACCAGCAGAAAATGGAAAATCCAGTTCAGTGTTAAGACAAGAATTGGCAGAAGCAGCAGCTGTGGTATTGACTTCTGAAGGGCATGAAAATAAAGCCTATCCACTAGTGAACAATCAAGCGATTTCATACAATGAAGTAGCTGAACTAATTGCTGAGATAAGTGGTAAAAACATCACCTATAAATCGCCTTCACCAGAAGAGTATCAGGCTACACTAAAAACGTATGGTGTTCCAGATGAATACATTGGATTATTTACCGCATTTTCGGTAGCACAAGCCAATGGCGAATTAGAAATGTCAGACAATTCATTAGAGAAGTTATTGGGAAGAAAACCAACAACCGCTAAAGAATTTTTGACCAAAGTATACGTTTAA
- a CDS encoding winged helix-turn-helix transcriptional regulator, producing the protein MIMNGLQNISEIKKCPVQYVLAINDTLNVISGKWKLPILASILYGNYRYKDIQANIDKITPRMLSKELKELELNGVITRNVYDSTPVRIEYKMTESGKNILTVLDAMVDWGVSHRKSTFKHSD; encoded by the coding sequence ATGATAATGAATGGTTTACAAAATATTTCTGAGATAAAAAAATGCCCTGTACAATATGTTTTGGCGATTAATGATACTTTGAACGTGATAAGTGGTAAATGGAAGTTACCTATACTTGCTTCTATTCTTTACGGTAATTATAGGTACAAAGACATACAGGCCAATATCGATAAAATTACACCTAGAATGTTGTCTAAGGAGTTAAAAGAATTAGAACTAAATGGCGTTATAACAAGAAACGTTTATGATTCAACGCCAGTTCGTATTGAATACAAAATGACCGAATCAGGTAAAAATATTCTTACAGTCCTTGATGCAATGGTTGATTGGGGTGTTTCTCATAGAAAATCTACATTCAAACATTCGGATTAA